One window of the Herbiconiux sp. L3-i23 genome contains the following:
- a CDS encoding bifunctional [glutamine synthetase] adenylyltransferase/[glutamine synthetase]-adenylyl-L-tyrosine phosphorylase produces MRRELATLSELARLGFTELGEVQQRLLEVESLTGESADALLPLFGSAADPDAALAALLELLRRHPDPMKPVLASEASASRLIVVLGASRGLADFLLRRPEQLEALTEPYTGRPEPDELTDDLLAAVDAANGVATVSGDAGRVALRVRYRRQLLRLAAWDLSQPRSLDALQTVTEILADMAAAALEASLAVARADATRAGAGPGVFTAEEIASTSLAVIGMGKAGARELNYVSDVDVIFVGQAVPDTAIGDERAMAAATRLAMLTMRGINEIAIEPPLWEVDANLRPEGKDGALVRTLESHLAYYDRWAKDWEFQALLKARPLAGDAELGARYVEAVAPKVWSSASRESFVEQVQRMRGRVTDNIPADEVDRQLKLGPGGLRDIEFTVQLLELVHGQLDPTVRERGTLRALGALAAGGYIGRSEAEEFAEEYRLLRVLEHRLQLQRLSRTHLMPSDSEHLRVLARASGLASGAEDLVLRWQRTKTAVRSLHERLFYRPLLSAVARVPEQGLALTSAQAEARLAVIGFQDPRGALAHIAALTAGVSRRAAIQRTLLPVLLQWFADGADPDGGLLAFRRISESLGDAHWYLRMLRDSQAAAQRLTEALSASRFVVSLLELYPEAARWLENDDDLRPRSWEALREETTATVARHATSDAAAAALRTARRREVLRLALGSIAGTVRIHELGQALAAVTSAVITGVLRSIRREDGPWPEFAVIAMGRYGGAELGFGSDADIMYVYRPIAGMAPELAQSKAEQIVAEIKRLTTDNRLPLDLDLGLRPEGKNGAVVRSLRSYEAYYARWSLTWEAQALLRARGVAGDHGLVADFTALADTIRYPEDVPETEIREIKRIKARVESERLPQGADPARHLKLGRGTLSDVEWLLQLLQLRHGARVHGLRTPSTLQALTAAEEAALLSSDDAEKLREAWLLSSRLRSAMTLWSNKTSDILPTEVRQLDGIARLLEYPPGSAAILEDDFLKVTRRSRSVFERIFYGVQSRPRPSTA; encoded by the coding sequence ATGCGACGTGAGCTCGCCACGCTCAGTGAGCTCGCACGGCTCGGTTTCACCGAGTTGGGCGAGGTGCAGCAGCGGCTCCTCGAAGTCGAGTCGCTGACGGGGGAGTCCGCCGACGCGCTCCTGCCTCTCTTCGGATCCGCCGCCGACCCGGACGCCGCCCTCGCAGCGCTGCTCGAGCTCCTGCGCCGGCATCCCGACCCGATGAAACCGGTGCTCGCGTCCGAGGCGAGCGCGAGCCGTTTGATCGTCGTGCTGGGGGCGTCGAGGGGGCTGGCGGACTTCCTGCTGCGCCGCCCCGAGCAGTTGGAGGCGCTGACCGAGCCGTACACGGGTCGGCCGGAACCCGATGAACTGACGGATGACCTCCTCGCCGCGGTCGATGCGGCTAATGGTGTCGCGACCGTGTCCGGTGACGCCGGCCGAGTGGCGTTGCGGGTGCGGTATCGGCGTCAGCTGCTCCGGCTCGCCGCGTGGGATCTCAGCCAGCCTCGGTCGCTCGACGCCCTGCAGACCGTCACCGAGATCCTCGCGGACATGGCGGCCGCGGCGCTCGAGGCGTCGCTCGCCGTCGCGCGCGCCGACGCGACCCGTGCCGGCGCCGGGCCGGGTGTCTTCACCGCCGAGGAGATCGCCTCCACCTCGCTCGCCGTCATCGGGATGGGCAAGGCGGGCGCCCGCGAGCTCAATTACGTCAGCGACGTCGACGTGATCTTCGTCGGCCAGGCGGTGCCGGACACCGCGATCGGCGACGAGCGTGCCATGGCCGCCGCCACGCGACTCGCCATGCTCACGATGCGCGGCATCAACGAGATCGCGATCGAGCCGCCGCTCTGGGAGGTCGACGCGAACCTCCGGCCTGAGGGCAAGGACGGCGCGCTGGTGCGGACGCTCGAGTCGCACCTCGCCTACTACGACCGCTGGGCGAAGGACTGGGAGTTCCAGGCTCTGCTGAAGGCGCGACCGCTCGCCGGTGACGCCGAGCTCGGTGCGCGCTACGTCGAGGCGGTCGCGCCGAAGGTGTGGAGCAGCGCCAGCCGCGAGAGTTTCGTCGAGCAGGTGCAGCGGATGCGCGGCCGCGTCACCGACAACATCCCGGCCGACGAGGTCGACCGGCAGTTGAAGCTCGGCCCCGGCGGTCTGCGCGACATCGAGTTCACGGTGCAGCTGCTCGAACTGGTGCACGGTCAGCTCGACCCGACGGTGCGCGAGCGGGGCACGCTCCGTGCGCTCGGCGCGCTGGCGGCGGGAGGATACATCGGCCGGTCCGAGGCGGAGGAGTTCGCCGAGGAGTACCGGCTGCTGCGGGTGCTCGAACACCGCTTGCAGCTGCAGCGGCTGTCGCGAACCCACCTGATGCCGTCCGACTCCGAGCATCTGCGGGTGCTCGCCCGTGCGAGCGGGCTCGCGTCGGGAGCCGAGGACCTCGTGCTGCGCTGGCAGCGCACGAAGACGGCGGTGCGGAGCCTGCACGAGCGCCTCTTCTACCGGCCACTGCTCTCGGCGGTCGCGCGTGTGCCCGAGCAGGGACTCGCCCTGACGTCGGCGCAGGCCGAGGCGCGCCTCGCCGTGATCGGCTTCCAGGATCCACGCGGCGCTCTCGCGCACATCGCCGCCCTAACCGCGGGGGTCTCCCGCCGTGCCGCGATCCAACGGACCCTGCTGCCGGTGCTGCTGCAGTGGTTCGCCGACGGCGCCGATCCCGACGGCGGCCTGCTCGCGTTCCGGCGGATCAGCGAGAGCCTCGGCGACGCCCACTGGTATCTGCGGATGCTGCGCGATTCGCAGGCGGCGGCCCAGCGTCTCACCGAGGCGCTGTCGGCGTCCCGGTTCGTCGTGAGCCTCCTCGAGCTCTACCCCGAGGCGGCACGCTGGCTCGAGAACGACGACGACCTGCGTCCGCGCAGCTGGGAGGCGCTCCGCGAGGAGACGACGGCGACGGTCGCGCGGCACGCCACCAGCGACGCCGCCGCGGCGGCGCTGCGGACCGCCCGTCGGCGCGAGGTGCTTCGCTTGGCGCTCGGCAGTATCGCCGGCACTGTCCGCATCCACGAGTTGGGGCAGGCCCTCGCCGCGGTCACGAGCGCGGTGATCACGGGCGTGCTTCGTTCGATCCGGCGCGAGGACGGACCGTGGCCGGAGTTCGCGGTGATCGCGATGGGGCGGTACGGGGGAGCGGAGCTCGGCTTCGGCTCCGACGCCGACATCATGTACGTGTACCGGCCGATCGCGGGCATGGCGCCGGAGCTCGCCCAGTCGAAGGCCGAGCAGATCGTCGCCGAGATCAAGCGGCTGACCACCGACAACCGCCTGCCGCTCGACCTCGACCTCGGCCTGCGGCCGGAGGGCAAGAACGGCGCCGTCGTCCGTTCACTGCGCTCGTACGAGGCCTACTACGCCCGCTGGTCGCTCACGTGGGAGGCGCAGGCGCTGCTCCGTGCTCGCGGTGTCGCCGGCGACCACGGCCTCGTCGCCGACTTCACCGCGCTGGCCGACACCATCCGGTACCCGGAGGACGTGCCCGAGACAGAGATCCGCGAGATCAAGCGCATCAAGGCGCGGGTCGAGAGCGAACGGCTGCCGCAGGGCGCCGACCCTGCCCGCCACCTGAAGCTCGGCCGCGGCACGCTCAGCGACGTCGAGTGGCTGCTGCAGCTGCTGCAACTGCGTCATGGAGCTCGAGTGCACGGGCTTCGCACCCCGTCGACGCTGCAGGCGCTGACCGCGGCGGAGGAGGCGGCGCTGCTCAGCTCCGACGACGCAGAGAAGCTGCGCGAGGCGTGGCTGCTGTCGTCACGGCTGCGGTCGGCGATGACGCTGTGGAGCAACAAGACCTCCGACATCCTGCCGACGGAGGTGCGTCAGCTCGACGGTATCGCGCGCCTACTGGAGTATCCGCCGGGGTCCGCCGCGATCCTCGAGGACGACTTCTTAAAGGTCACGCGCCGCTCCCGCTCGGTCTTCGAGCGCATCTTCTACGGCGTCCAGTCGCGCCCCCGCCCCTCGACCGCCTGA
- a CDS encoding SPOR domain-containing protein, protein MTDKWWYNSRTGEVELGEISNAIERVGPFDTRAEAERAPEKLQENARRWAEEEAEEDR, encoded by the coding sequence ATGACGGACAAGTGGTGGTACAACTCGCGCACCGGCGAGGTCGAGCTCGGCGAGATCTCGAACGCCATCGAGCGCGTCGGCCCCTTCGACACGCGCGCCGAAGCCGAGCGAGCGCCCGAGAAGCTGCAGGAGAACGCCCGCCGCTGGGCCGAGGAAGAAGCCGAAGAGGACCGCTGA
- the panB gene encoding 3-methyl-2-oxobutanoate hydroxymethyltransferase, with translation MSESSAPKRVRKRHFQQARENGIAITGLTSYDALTAGIFDEAGIDFLLIGDSAGNVMLGYDSTVPVTVDELIPLARAVSGAVSRALVVADLPFGSYELGPDQALQTAFRFMKEAGAHAVKLEGGVRSAEQIRRVVEAGIPVMGHVGYTPQSEHQFGGHVVQGRGEAAEQVIADAIAVEKAGAFAVVLEMVPSEVARRVTETLTIPTIGIGAGPHVSGQILVWTDFAGLGGGRYPKFVKKFADLRGQLLEAARDYRDEVAAGTYPGPEHSFE, from the coding sequence ATGAGCGAATCGTCCGCGCCGAAGCGGGTGCGCAAACGGCACTTCCAGCAGGCCCGCGAGAATGGCATCGCCATCACCGGCCTCACCAGCTACGACGCGCTGACCGCCGGGATCTTCGACGAGGCGGGCATCGACTTCCTCCTGATCGGCGACTCCGCCGGCAACGTGATGCTCGGATACGACTCGACGGTGCCGGTCACCGTCGACGAGCTCATCCCGCTCGCACGGGCCGTCTCCGGCGCCGTGTCCCGCGCCCTCGTCGTCGCCGACCTGCCGTTCGGCTCCTACGAGCTCGGCCCCGACCAGGCGCTGCAGACCGCGTTCCGCTTCATGAAGGAGGCGGGAGCGCACGCGGTGAAGCTCGAGGGCGGCGTCCGCAGCGCCGAGCAGATCCGACGCGTCGTCGAGGCGGGCATCCCCGTCATGGGACACGTCGGATACACGCCGCAGAGCGAGCACCAGTTCGGTGGACACGTCGTCCAGGGGCGCGGCGAGGCGGCCGAGCAGGTCATCGCCGACGCGATCGCCGTCGAGAAGGCCGGTGCGTTCGCTGTCGTGCTCGAGATGGTGCCGAGCGAGGTCGCCCGCCGGGTGACCGAGACGCTCACCATCCCGACGATCGGTATCGGCGCGGGTCCGCACGTCAGCGGTCAGATCCTCGTCTGGACCGACTTCGCCGGGCTCGGCGGCGGGCGGTACCCGAAGTTCGTGAAGAAGTTCGCCGACCTGCGCGGCCAGCTGCTCGAGGCGGCGCGTGACTACCGCGACGAGGTCGCCGCCGGCACGTATCCGGGGCCCGAGCACTCGTTCGAGTGA
- the kdpF gene encoding K(+)-transporting ATPase subunit F: MIALTLIAGVLGVAAVAYLVYALIRPERF; this comes from the coding sequence GTGATCGCGCTCACCCTCATCGCCGGCGTACTCGGGGTCGCGGCCGTCGCGTACCTCGTCTACGCCCTGATCCGTCCTGAGCGGTTCTGA
- a CDS encoding DUF4160 domain-containing protein codes for MLEDDLTPYERAERNLNEPAGWALAEDEGRLEDSDILSRLVRMALFEFGEGKETWPAAFDEEGFLTALTAEGRRFDGGISVHVWPNDHPPPHVHILKKSEPDNHHLRISLETGDPLGDLPPWVDHNQLKRIKALIAKHHQLLEGWWEKHHEKAVTLLE; via the coding sequence ATGCTAGAGGACGACCTTACGCCTTATGAACGGGCCGAGCGGAATCTTAACGAGCCCGCCGGATGGGCGCTCGCCGAAGATGAAGGTCGTTTGGAGGACAGCGACATATTGAGCCGCCTGGTTCGCATGGCGTTGTTCGAGTTCGGAGAGGGGAAAGAAACCTGGCCTGCGGCCTTCGATGAAGAAGGCTTTCTGACCGCTCTGACCGCAGAGGGACGACGTTTCGACGGCGGAATCAGCGTCCACGTTTGGCCGAACGACCATCCGCCACCTCACGTACACATACTGAAAAAGTCAGAGCCGGACAACCACCACCTTAGAATCAGTCTTGAAACTGGCGACCCCTTGGGCGACCTTCCTCCCTGGGTAGATCACAACCAGCTGAAGAGGATCAAAGCGCTCATAGCGAAGCACCATCAACTGCTCGAAGGATGGTGGGAAAAACATCACGAAAAGGCGGTCACCCTCCTTGAGTAG
- a CDS encoding RES domain-containing protein — protein MDIPEGFTGLAETICLDHLVDAALAGLVRSDLAGSSCSYCGRVAEEGETPFAVSMNVVGRHVFNAATWLYHDGFDEYFHEGYQSQYDTNEVIADVTDGAFAPSVWEAVAGDIAEAIATPEAWVSSQLHEDFLFSWESFARTVKYETRFVYMAERERAGRREEAPARLSRFLDGLNSYVQDGMFTTLAVGDTLYRARMIEDEDLDHRTRKDPAKHLGPAPAGIASAGRLNPEGVGLFYGATTANLAVKETALHSRYDEALVGGFKVQRPLTILDFTKRPQLPSIFDTHRRREYLFARFADDFVERITQSVPLTGAERIEYVVTQVIGEYFRWATAEPLDGIAWESHLLNQGEDGMNILVWANSNDVRSDPAPDGDPADSDLWRRTFGPPTPTLTLSMLDVKRYRVRRVVETSAVGLLGDVDDPDPMFMDV, from the coding sequence GTGGACATCCCCGAAGGCTTCACGGGCCTCGCTGAAACCATCTGCCTCGATCACCTAGTTGACGCTGCTCTCGCAGGATTGGTTCGGAGTGATCTCGCCGGGAGTAGCTGCTCATACTGTGGCCGGGTCGCTGAAGAAGGCGAAACACCCTTCGCTGTCTCGATGAACGTAGTTGGACGGCACGTCTTCAACGCGGCTACCTGGCTCTACCACGACGGGTTCGACGAGTACTTCCACGAGGGGTATCAGTCGCAGTACGACACGAACGAGGTCATCGCTGATGTGACTGATGGCGCTTTCGCACCGTCGGTATGGGAGGCAGTTGCGGGTGATATCGCTGAGGCGATCGCGACGCCGGAAGCGTGGGTTAGCTCGCAGCTCCATGAAGACTTTCTGTTCTCTTGGGAGAGCTTCGCTAGGACCGTGAAGTATGAAACGCGATTTGTGTATATGGCTGAGCGGGAGCGCGCCGGGAGGCGCGAGGAGGCCCCGGCTCGCCTATCACGCTTCTTGGACGGTCTGAATAGTTACGTACAGGACGGCATGTTCACCACACTCGCGGTTGGGGACACGTTGTATCGCGCTCGCATGATCGAGGACGAGGACCTGGATCACAGAACGCGGAAGGACCCTGCAAAGCATCTCGGCCCGGCGCCCGCAGGAATAGCATCTGCGGGGCGTCTGAATCCCGAGGGCGTAGGACTTTTCTACGGAGCCACTACTGCAAACCTAGCCGTGAAGGAGACTGCCCTACACAGTCGCTATGACGAGGCGTTGGTTGGTGGGTTCAAGGTTCAGCGGCCGCTGACGATCTTAGACTTCACGAAGCGCCCGCAGCTTCCTAGTATCTTCGACACTCACCGGCGAAGGGAGTACCTCTTCGCGCGGTTCGCCGATGACTTTGTGGAGCGCATCACGCAGTCCGTGCCCTTGACCGGTGCAGAACGGATCGAATACGTGGTTACTCAAGTGATCGGCGAATACTTCCGGTGGGCGACCGCAGAACCGCTCGACGGTATTGCATGGGAGAGTCATTTACTCAATCAGGGCGAGGACGGCATGAATATACTCGTGTGGGCGAATAGTAACGACGTCCGATCGGACCCGGCTCCTGATGGCGACCCTGCAGATTCTGATTTATGGCGGCGAACGTTTGGTCCGCCAACGCCAACTCTAACTCTCTCAATGCTCGACGTGAAAAGGTACCGGGTGCGTCGAGTGGTCGAGACCTCCGCGGTCGGTCTTCTCGGCGACGTTGATGACCCGGACCCGATGTTTATGGACGTTTGA
- a CDS encoding glutamine synthetase family protein, giving the protein MVDKQRDFVLRTIEERGIKFVRLWFTDVVGTLKSVALAPAEVEGAFTEGVGFDGSAIEGLTRAYEADVLAHPDPTTFQVLPWRGEIDPTARMFCDISTPDGQPHAADPRNVLKRTLAKAADRGFTYYTHPEIEFYLLKSSQYGAEGPEPVDRAGYFDNVPGGTAHDFRRRSVRMLEDLGISVEFSHHEAGPGQNEIDLRYADALTTADNIMTFRTVIKEVAIEQGVYATFMPKPLQNEPGSGMHMHLSLFEGDTNAFFDPAAQYQLSKIGRQFIAGLLRHAPEITAVTNQFVNSYKRLWAGETESKLGEAPSYVTWGHNNRSALVRVPLYKPGKGQSSRVEYRAIDSAANPYLALSLLLAAGLKGIEEGYELPAEAEDNVWELSEAERRALGYAPLPASLDHAISYMEESELVAETLGEQVFNYVLLNKRRDWRDYRAQVTPYELRSNLEML; this is encoded by the coding sequence GTGGTCGACAAGCAACGCGACTTCGTTCTGCGCACCATCGAAGAGCGTGGAATCAAGTTCGTACGGCTGTGGTTCACCGACGTCGTCGGCACTCTGAAATCCGTCGCGTTGGCTCCGGCCGAGGTCGAGGGCGCCTTCACCGAAGGGGTCGGATTCGACGGCTCCGCCATCGAGGGCCTGACTCGCGCATACGAGGCCGACGTCCTCGCGCATCCCGATCCGACCACGTTCCAGGTTCTGCCGTGGCGCGGCGAGATCGACCCGACCGCCCGCATGTTCTGCGACATCTCGACCCCCGACGGGCAGCCCCATGCCGCCGACCCCCGCAACGTGCTGAAGCGCACCCTCGCGAAGGCGGCCGACCGCGGCTTCACCTACTACACGCACCCCGAGATCGAGTTCTACCTGCTGAAGTCGAGCCAGTACGGCGCCGAGGGCCCCGAACCGGTCGACCGCGCCGGCTACTTCGACAACGTCCCCGGCGGCACCGCCCACGACTTCCGACGCCGTTCGGTGCGGATGCTCGAGGACCTCGGCATCTCCGTCGAATTCAGCCACCACGAGGCGGGTCCCGGTCAGAACGAGATCGACCTCCGGTACGCCGACGCCCTGACGACCGCGGACAACATCATGACCTTCCGCACGGTCATCAAGGAGGTCGCGATCGAGCAGGGCGTCTACGCGACGTTCATGCCGAAGCCGCTGCAGAACGAGCCGGGCTCGGGCATGCACATGCACCTGTCGCTGTTCGAGGGCGACACCAACGCGTTCTTCGACCCGGCGGCGCAGTACCAGCTGTCGAAGATCGGTCGCCAGTTCATCGCGGGTCTGCTGCGCCACGCGCCCGAGATCACGGCCGTTACCAACCAGTTCGTGAACTCCTACAAGCGGCTGTGGGCGGGCGAGACCGAGTCGAAGCTCGGCGAGGCGCCGAGCTACGTCACCTGGGGCCACAACAATCGTTCCGCGCTCGTGCGCGTCCCGCTGTACAAGCCCGGCAAGGGGCAGTCCTCGCGCGTCGAGTACCGCGCCATCGACTCCGCCGCCAACCCGTACCTCGCCCTCTCGCTGCTGCTCGCGGCGGGCCTCAAGGGAATCGAGGAGGGCTACGAGCTGCCCGCCGAGGCCGAGGACAACGTGTGGGAGCTGAGCGAGGCCGAGCGCCGCGCCCTCGGCTACGCACCCCTGCCCGCGAGCCTCGACCACGCGATCTCGTACATGGAGGAGTCCGAGCTCGTCGCCGAGACCCTCGGCGAGCAGGTGTTCAACTACGTGCTGCTCAACAAGCGCAGGGACTGGCGCGACTACCGCGCGCAGGTCACGCCGTACGAGCTGCGCTCGAACCTCGAGATGCTCTGA
- the glnA gene encoding type I glutamate--ammonia ligase: MSHPKFSDSSEVIKFIKDTDVKFLDIRFTDLPGVQQHFNIPASTVDEEFFSVGQLFDGSSIRGFANIHESDMQLIPDISTAYIDPFRVERTLIVIFDIYNPRNGEIYSKDPRQVAKKAEKYLASTGIADTAFFAPEAEFYIFDDVRYEVTQGSSFYKVDSDEAAWNSGREEVGGNLANKTPYKGGYFPVSPVDQHADLRDDISLKLIDAGLILERAHHEVGTAGQGEINYRFDTMVHAADDILKFKYIVKNVANQWGKTATFMPKPLFGDNGSGMHTHQSLWNDGTPLFYDEAGYGGLSDIARWYIGGILKHAPSLLAFTNPTVNSYHRLVPGFEAPVNLVYSAGNRSAAIRIPITGTNPKAKRIEFRAPDASGNPYLAFAAQLMAGLDGIKHRIEPHEPVDKDLYELPPEEAKNIPQVPGSLGAVLDALEADHDYLLEGGVFTQDLIDTWIDYKREKEIKPLAQRPHPFEFELYYGV, from the coding sequence ATGTCGCACCCCAAGTTCAGTGACTCCTCCGAGGTGATCAAGTTCATCAAGGACACTGACGTCAAGTTCCTTGACATCCGTTTCACCGATCTTCCGGGTGTGCAGCAGCACTTCAACATCCCGGCTTCCACCGTCGACGAGGAGTTCTTCTCCGTCGGCCAGCTCTTCGACGGCTCCTCGATCCGCGGTTTCGCGAACATCCACGAGTCGGACATGCAGCTCATCCCCGACATCTCGACGGCGTACATCGACCCGTTCCGTGTCGAGCGCACCCTCATCGTCATCTTCGACATCTACAACCCGCGCAACGGCGAGATCTACTCGAAGGACCCGCGTCAGGTCGCCAAGAAGGCAGAGAAGTACCTCGCCTCCACCGGCATCGCCGACACCGCGTTCTTCGCCCCTGAGGCCGAGTTCTACATCTTCGACGACGTGCGCTACGAAGTCACGCAGGGCTCGAGCTTCTACAAGGTCGACTCCGACGAGGCGGCCTGGAACTCCGGCCGCGAAGAGGTCGGCGGCAACCTCGCCAACAAGACCCCCTACAAGGGCGGCTACTTCCCCGTCAGCCCGGTCGACCAGCACGCCGACCTGCGCGACGACATCTCACTGAAGCTGATCGACGCGGGCCTCATCCTCGAGCGCGCCCACCACGAGGTCGGCACCGCCGGTCAGGGTGAGATCAACTACCGCTTCGACACCATGGTGCACGCGGCCGACGACATCCTGAAGTTCAAGTACATCGTCAAGAACGTCGCGAACCAGTGGGGCAAGACGGCGACCTTCATGCCGAAGCCGCTCTTCGGCGACAACGGCTCGGGCATGCACACCCACCAGTCGCTGTGGAACGACGGCACGCCGCTGTTCTACGACGAGGCCGGCTACGGCGGCCTGTCCGACATCGCCCGCTGGTACATCGGCGGCATCCTCAAGCACGCGCCATCGCTGCTCGCCTTCACGAACCCCACGGTGAACAGCTACCACCGTCTGGTCCCCGGCTTCGAGGCGCCCGTCAACCTGGTCTACTCGGCCGGCAACCGTTCGGCGGCGATCCGCATCCCGATCACCGGCACGAACCCGAAGGCGAAGCGCATCGAGTTCCGCGCGCCCGACGCCTCCGGCAACCCGTACCTCGCCTTCGCGGCGCAGCTCATGGCGGGCCTCGACGGCATCAAGCACCGCATCGAGCCGCACGAGCCCGTCGACAAGGACCTGTACGAGCTTCCCCCCGAGGAGGCGAAGAACATCCCGCAGGTCCCCGGCTCGCTGGGCGCGGTGCTCGATGCTCTCGAGGCCGACCACGACTACCTCCTCGAGGGTGGCGTGTTCACGCAGGACCTCATCGACACGTGGATCGACTACAAGCGCGAGAAGGAGATCAAGCCCCTCGCGCAGCGTCCCCACCCGTTCGAGTTCGAGCTGTACTACGGCGTCTGA
- the map gene encoding type I methionyl aminopeptidase — protein MPRDSHGHLVGGRVSARRDVPASIPRPEYVGKPAPAPYRGSDVISPEKIALIREAGGIAAEALALVGEAVRPGVTTEELDRIGHDYIVANGAYPSTLGYRGYPKSVCTSVNEVICHGIPDDTVLQDGDIVNIDITAFKDGVHGDLNATFLVGDVSEEVRLLVERTREALNRGIKAVAPGRQINVIGRAIESYAKRFGYGVVRDYTGHGVHETFHSGLVIPHYDAAPQYDTVLEPGMVFTIEPMLTLGGTEWDLWDDDWTVTTRDKSWTAQFEHTLVVTDRGADLLTLPR, from the coding sequence ATGCCGCGCGATTCTCACGGGCACCTCGTCGGCGGCCGGGTCTCGGCTCGTCGGGACGTGCCCGCCTCGATCCCCCGCCCCGAGTACGTCGGCAAGCCGGCACCAGCGCCGTACCGCGGATCCGACGTCATCTCCCCGGAGAAGATCGCGCTCATCCGCGAAGCCGGCGGCATCGCCGCGGAGGCGCTCGCCCTCGTCGGCGAGGCGGTCCGGCCCGGCGTGACAACCGAGGAGCTCGACCGCATCGGGCACGACTACATCGTCGCGAACGGCGCCTACCCGTCGACGCTCGGCTACCGCGGCTACCCCAAGTCGGTGTGCACCTCGGTGAACGAGGTCATCTGCCACGGCATCCCCGACGACACGGTGCTGCAGGACGGCGACATCGTGAACATCGACATCACGGCGTTCAAGGACGGCGTGCACGGCGACCTCAACGCGACGTTCCTCGTGGGCGACGTGTCCGAGGAGGTGCGCCTGCTCGTCGAGCGCACCCGCGAGGCACTGAACCGCGGCATCAAGGCGGTCGCGCCCGGGCGGCAGATCAATGTGATCGGACGGGCGATCGAGTCCTACGCGAAGCGTTTCGGCTACGGGGTGGTCCGCGACTACACGGGCCACGGCGTGCACGAGACGTTCCACTCGGGTCTGGTGATCCCCCACTACGACGCGGCCCCGCAGTACGACACGGTGCTGGAGCCGGGCATGGTGTTCACCATCGAGCCGATGCTGACCCTCGGCGGCACCGAGTGGGACCTCTGGGACGACGACTGGACGGTGACGACCCGCGACAAGTCGTGGACCGCCCAGTTCGAGCACACCCTCGTCGTCACCGACCGCGGCGCCGACCTCCTCACCCTCCCCCGGTAG
- the ppgK gene encoding polyphosphate--glucose phosphotransferase: protein MDRVSTEAIGIDIGGTGIKGALVDVDSGELLSDRIKLPTPEGGKPDDIVKTVTEVISQIPKVQEGTPVGVCFPAIVRHGVTMSAANVSKDWIGLEAEALFEKAIGRDITFVNDADAAGYAETQFGAGKDQSGLILVTTLGTGIGSAIVYNHRLVPNAELGHLQLDGHEDYEKVASYAAKERDDLSWKQWAKRLQKYYSHLEFLFSPDLFIVGGGVSKHYDDFLPLLDLKTPTIPAQFRNNAGILGCASLAAHGAGTRRSEAAETAVERTN from the coding sequence TTGGATCGTGTGAGCACTGAGGCGATCGGCATCGACATCGGCGGAACCGGCATCAAGGGGGCACTGGTCGACGTCGACTCGGGCGAACTCCTCTCCGACCGGATCAAGCTGCCCACCCCCGAGGGCGGCAAGCCCGACGACATCGTGAAGACCGTCACCGAGGTGATCTCACAGATCCCGAAGGTGCAGGAGGGCACGCCCGTCGGCGTCTGCTTCCCCGCGATCGTCCGCCACGGCGTCACGATGTCGGCCGCGAACGTGTCGAAGGACTGGATCGGCCTCGAAGCGGAAGCGCTGTTCGAGAAGGCGATCGGACGCGACATCACCTTCGTGAACGACGCCGACGCCGCCGGCTACGCCGAGACGCAGTTCGGCGCGGGCAAGGATCAGAGCGGCCTCATCCTCGTCACCACGCTCGGCACCGGCATCGGCTCGGCGATCGTCTACAACCACCGCCTGGTGCCCAACGCCGAGCTCGGCCACCTGCAGCTCGACGGCCACGAAGACTACGAGAAAGTCGCCTCGTACGCGGCCAAGGAGCGCGACGACCTCAGCTGGAAGCAGTGGGCGAAGCGGCTGCAGAAGTACTACAGCCACCTCGAGTTCCTCTTCTCGCCCGATCTCTTCATCGTCGGCGGCGGCGTCTCGAAGCACTACGACGACTTCCTGCCCCTGCTCGATCTGAAGACGCCGACCATCCCGGCGCAGTTCCGCAACAACGCGGGCATCCTCGGCTGCGCGTCGCTCGCCGCTCACGGCGCGGGGACCCGCCGCAGCGAGGCCGCCGAGACGGCCGTCGAGCGCACCAACTGA